The Devosia sp. MC521 genome has a segment encoding these proteins:
- a CDS encoding SIMPL domain-containing protein (The SIMPL domain is named for its presence in mouse protein SIMPL (signalling molecule that associates with mouse pelle-like kinase). Bacterial member BP26, from Brucella, was shown to assemble into a channel-like structure, while YggE from E. coli has been associated with resistance to oxidative stress.), whose protein sequence is MRALSLIVPFALLASVAPAFAGTIAIEGSGQVRAAPDMATVSSGVTTQGATAKEALDANSTAMTALIEALKGSGIEARDIQTSGFSVSPNYVYSEERDASGYSLPPKINGYQVANSVSVVVRDLEKLGSILDQSVTVGANTVNGIEFSVTDPSELLDEARKAAFADARAKAELYALASGTTLGDIEKISESRDYAVPVAYAMAERAVAADKVPVEAGELSFSITVNVEWDLENTKK, encoded by the coding sequence ATGCGTGCATTAAGCCTGATCGTTCCCTTCGCTTTGCTTGCTAGTGTTGCGCCTGCTTTTGCCGGTACCATTGCGATTGAGGGCAGCGGCCAAGTCCGCGCAGCGCCTGACATGGCAACAGTGTCGTCTGGCGTGACCACACAGGGCGCGACAGCCAAGGAAGCGCTCGACGCGAACAGCACTGCCATGACGGCGCTGATTGAAGCCCTCAAAGGCTCGGGTATCGAGGCACGCGATATTCAGACCTCAGGCTTCTCGGTCAGCCCCAACTATGTCTATTCGGAAGAGCGTGACGCGAGCGGCTATAGTCTGCCGCCCAAGATCAATGGCTATCAGGTGGCCAACAGCGTTTCCGTCGTCGTTCGCGACCTCGAAAAGCTTGGCTCGATTCTCGATCAATCGGTCACCGTAGGCGCCAACACCGTCAATGGGATCGAGTTTTCGGTCACCGACCCATCGGAATTGCTCGATGAAGCGCGCAAGGCCGCTTTCGCCGATGCCCGCGCCAAGGCTGAGCTTTACGCACTAGCCTCTGGAACAACCCTTGGCGATATTGAGAAGATCAGCGAAAGCCGAGATTACGCCGTACCAGTCGCTTACGCCATGGCAGAACGCGCAGTCGCCGCCGACAAGGTCCCGGTTGAGGCCGGCGAGCTGAGCTTCTCCATCACCGTCAATGTCGAATGGGACCTTGAGAACACCAAAAAGTAA
- a CDS encoding sulfite exporter TauE/SafE family protein, which yields MNWGELIGYWPFVVGLLATGIVSGIAAGLLGIGGGAVIVPALSNALLLMGYDSEIVQHVAVGTSLAIIIPTGIMSARSHHKRGAVDMNVFKLWAPFIVVGTFIGGLMAGLFSANVLRIVFAVMAFLIAANIIFGLQTKVMGHLKGSSLTHRISAFVVGYISSLMGIGGGSLTVPTLVAFGDSMHKAVGTSAAIGVAIALSGTAGFLISGWGVPNLPPLSIGYINIVALVLVGVLGAVCAPLGATLAHKLDQKTLKRVFAVFLVLVGLNMLWKVLAG from the coding sequence ACTTATCGGCTATTGGCCGTTCGTTGTCGGGTTGCTCGCCACCGGTATTGTGTCCGGAATTGCCGCTGGTCTGCTTGGGATTGGCGGGGGCGCGGTCATCGTGCCTGCGCTGTCCAACGCGCTGCTGCTGATGGGTTACGATAGTGAGATCGTTCAACACGTCGCTGTTGGGACCTCGCTCGCCATTATCATACCGACAGGGATCATGAGTGCGCGCTCGCATCATAAGCGCGGCGCGGTCGATATGAATGTGTTCAAGCTCTGGGCTCCGTTTATCGTGGTTGGCACGTTCATCGGTGGGCTTATGGCTGGCTTGTTCTCGGCCAATGTGCTGCGCATTGTTTTTGCGGTAATGGCCTTCCTCATCGCGGCAAACATTATCTTTGGTTTGCAAACCAAGGTTATGGGGCACTTAAAAGGCTCGTCGCTGACACACCGAATTTCGGCGTTTGTCGTCGGCTATATTTCGTCGTTAATGGGTATTGGCGGTGGCTCGCTGACTGTGCCGACACTGGTGGCTTTTGGGGACAGCATGCACAAGGCCGTCGGGACGTCGGCTGCGATCGGCGTTGCGATTGCGCTGTCCGGGACCGCGGGCTTTTTGATTTCAGGCTGGGGCGTGCCGAACCTGCCGCCGCTGAGCATTGGCTACATCAATATCGTAGCGCTGGTGCTGGTGGGCGTTTTGGGGGCCGTTTGTGCGCCGCTTGGCGCGACGTTGGCGCATAAGCTCGACCAGAAGACGCTCAAGCGCGTGTTCGCCGTGTTCCTGGTGCTGGTGGGGCTCAATATGCTTTGGAAGGTGCTGGCGGGGTAG